From Penaeus vannamei isolate JL-2024 unplaced genomic scaffold, ASM4276789v1 unanchor3342, whole genome shotgun sequence:
GCTGTCGATCGGCCGCTGCCTCGCCGTGCCGCAGACCCCACACGCAACATTTAAGACGGTTCTTGATGCTGAAAATGGCCCGCGCATGAAAAGGTGCCTCGGTCCGTGCCGTTTAACAGAGATTACGAGAGAAAGACGGTCGAAAGTCACGTTATGATTTAGTATTAATATTTGGTGTTCGTTGTGGTTCTGTGGTGTAGCGATCGTCGGCGGATTCGTTGGGTGTggacgtgggcgtgtgtgcgtgtgaatgtgagggcgtggggagggttgtgtgtgtgtgtggggggggggggaagtaggggtaGGGGTCTGGGGTCTGTTTGCTTTTGATCGtcttcattataattaccctCACTGTTAGCATgaccactattattgttaatatatttgttttttccaagttaaaattattatcattatcttgtcatTCTTATCACTGTTCTTATCATCACCGATGATATTGTAGATATTTCTTTCTTATAATCTAAttgctattttcataataattatcataactgttattatttttgttactattatcattatcattactaccattgttattattatcatcattatcgttattattgctatcattataattatcattttatcattattattatcattatcattatcattatcattgtggtttATGCCTTGAATGACTGTTTACATATTTTCCCCTTTGAGGAGATCCTTTTAAGAATGCAATGTTGGTATGGGATTGGATAGCGTCTCCAATCttgttttcataaatatataattcatgaTATGCTGTTCTTTGGAGTGAAATGTGGATGTATATTAATGTTTCTATTGAAGAAGGTTATGTAAATTTCGTGTATGATCCAGTGGCATATGAAAAAAAGTCTCCAAGGAAGGACCATCAAGACATCTCAAAATCTACCATTCTGTGATAACAACTTCCCTCTAACCTGTAAGCCCTAGAATAGActcgtatctgtctctctctctctctcattctcactctctctctctctctctctctctctttctctctctctcactctctttagtCCAAATATGTCAAGCAACCCCCACTGTCCTTCCGGCCCTAATAATCTCGCAAATTCTTGTTCCTCATTGCCCTGTTAGGTCTTACGACCTTAGTGGCCTCGTGGTCGCCGTGACCCTAGGATTTTTTACCTTCGTAGCCCTAGGATTTTCGTCCCTCGTGGCCCTAGGAGCTTCGAAACACGTGGTTCAGGGAGCTCCGACCCCCGTGGCCCTAGGAGCttcgatacacgtggcctcatgagcctcgatacacgtggcctcatgagcctCGATACACGTGGCGTCATGAGTCCCGATACACGTGGCGTCATGAgtctcgatacacgtggcctcatgagtctcgatacacgtggcctcatgagcctcgatacacgtggcctcatgagcctcgatacacgtggcctcatgagcctcgatacacgtggcctcatgagcctcgatacacgtggcctcatgagcctCGATCCCCGTGGCCTCATGAgcctcgatacacgtggcctcatgagcctcgatacacgtggcctcatgagcctcgatacacgtggcctcatgagcctcgatacacgtggcctcatgagcctcgatacacgtggtctcatgagcctcgatacacgtggcctcatgagtctcgatacacgtggcctcatgagtctcgatacacgtggcctcatgagcctcgatacacgtggcctcatgagtctcgatacacgtggcctcatgagcctcgatacacgtggtctcatgagcctcgatacacgtggcctcatgagcctcgatacacgtggcctcatgagcctcgatacacgtggcctcatgagcctcgatacacgtggcctcatgagcctCGTCCCCCGTGGCCCCAGGAGCttcgatacacgtggcctcatgagtctcgatacgcgtggcctcatgagtctcgatacacatggcctcatgagtctcgatacacgtggcctcatgagtctcgatacacgtggcctcatgagtctCGACCCCCGTGGCCCCAGGAGCttcgatacacgtggcctcatgagtctcgatacacgtggcctcatgagcctcgatacacgtggcctcatgagtctcgatacacgtggcctcatgagtctcgatacacgtggcctcatgagtctcgatcacgtggcctcatgagtctcgatacacgtggcctcatgagtctcgatacacgtggcctcatgagtctcgatacacgtggcctcatgagcctcgatacacgtggcctcatgagcctcgatacacgtggcctcatgagtctcgatacacgtggcctcatgagtctcgatacacgtggcctcatgagtctcgatacacgtggcctcatgagtctcgatacacgtggcctcatgagtctCGACCCCCGTGGCCCCAGGAGCttcgatacacgtggcctcatgagcctcgatacacgtggcctcatgagtctcgatacacgtggcctcatgagcctcgatacacgtggtctcatgagtctcgatacacgtggcctcatgagcctcgatacacgtggcctcatgagtctcgatacacgtggcctcatgagcctcgatacacgtggcctcatgagtctcgatacacgtggcctcatgagcctcgatacacgtggcctcatgagtctcgatcacgtggcctcatgagcctcgatacacgtggcctcatgagcctcgatacacgtggcctcatgagcctcgatacacgtggcctcatgagcctcgatacacgtggcctcatgagcctcgatacacgtggtctcatgagcctcgatacacgtggcctcatgagtctcgatacacgtggcctcatgagtctcgatacacgtggcctcatgagcctcgatacacgtggcctcatgagtctcgatacacgtggcctcatgagcctcgatacacgtggtctcatgagcctcgatacacgtggcctcatgagcctcgatacacgtggcctcatgagcctcgatacacgtggcctcatgagcctcgatacacgtggcctcatgagcctCGTCCCCCGTGGCCCCAGGAGCttcgatacacgtggcctcatggGTCTCGATACGCGTGGCCTCATGAGTCTCGATACACATGGCCTCATGAgtctcgatacacgtggcctcatgagtctcgatacacgtggcctcatgagtctCGACCCCCGTGGCCCCAGGAGCttcgatacacgtggcctcatgagtctcgatacacgtggcctcatgagcctcgatacacgtggcctcatgagtctcgatacacgtggcctcatgagtctcgatacacgtggcctcatgagtctcgatcacgtggcctcatgagtctcgatacacgtggcctcatgagtctcgatacacgtggcctcatgagtctcgatacacgtggcctcatgagcctcgatacacgtggcctcatgagcctcgatacacgtggcctcatgagtctcgatacacgtggcctcatgagtctcgatacacgtggcctcatgagtctcgatacacgtggcctcatgagtctcgatacacgtggcctcatgagtctCGACCCCCGTGGCCCCAGGAGCttcgatacacgtggcctcatgagcctcgatacacgtggcctcatgagtctcgatacacgtggcctcatgagcctcgatacacgtggtctcatgagtctcgatacacgtggcctcatgagcctcgatacacgtggcctcatgagtctcgatacacgtggcctcatgagcctcgatacacgtggcctcatgagtctcgatacacgtggcctcatgagcctcgatacacgtggcctcatgagtctcgatacacgtggcctcatgagcctcgatgtacgtggcctcatgagcctcgatacacgtggcctcatgagcctCGACCCCCGTGGCCCTAGGAGCttcgatacacgtggcctcatgagcctCGACCCCCGTGGCCCTGACGCGGAACGGCCACACGTCCAAGCGCGTAATCGACAGACAAGTAATCCAGATTAATGTTCTAGGCTGCATGACTCACATTAACTACGAGAGGATTTATGGCAACGGTCTCCGAGCTGATAGAAAGCCTGAGTAGCTGTAGGTGATTAATTGTTGTCTCGCTAAGGAGATTAACGGGGATTAATCGAGCAGCTCCGGTGATCTAATAATCCCACGCTCGAAGGGGCGCTGGCGAGGGATTAGTCAAATATCTGCCAATGCCTTCGAGCTTAAAAAGGCAGTGGCGCGCTCGCGGGCTCAAGGGGAGGCCAGGATACAGACATTGGCATAAGgaaaaacacgcatacacactcacacacacacacatgcacacacacacacacacactcacgcacgcacacacacacactcatgcacacacacacacacacacacacacacacacacacacacacacacacacacacacacacacacacatacaaacatatacacacactcatacacacacacacatacacacacacacacacacacacacgcacgcgcaaacacacagacacacacacacatacatatatacatatatgtatatatatatatatatatatatatatatatatatatatatatatatatatatatatatatatatatatacaaagaaacataaacacactcacacacattgttCACCCATAAACGCAAAtcacacgtataaacatatatcacacacacataaactcacacacgttCGTTTTGCAAGTACATATTGCTAAACATCACATAAGCACATAAACCAGAAAAGCCACCGTCCTTCCCCACGCCCTGCAGAATACAGCAAAAAGCCAGGACAGTAATTATCGACTTATGGATTATTGGGAAAATAGTGACTCGGCTGGCCAGTCAAATATCACAAACTCTGCCCACATTATTAGCAGATTAATCATAAGCCTAATATTAGGACTAACTCGGTCATTGTTGTGGAAAGTTTGTAATCATGTCTGACGGTCTGGTTGTCCGTCTGTCCGGCCGTcttaccctctatctctctgtctctctctctttctgtctgtctctatatatgtatatatatatatatatatatatatatatatatatatatatatatatatatgtatatatatatatatatatatatatatatatatatatatatatatatatctatatatatatatacacacacacacacacacacacacacacacacacacacacacacacacacacacacacacatatatatatatatatatatatatatatatatatatatatatatatatacacatatacacacacacacacacacacacacacacacaaacacacacacacacacacacacacacacacacacacacacacacacacacacacacatatatataaatatatatatatatatatatatatatatatatatatatatatatatatatatgtatacatatatgtgtattcttaaatatatatatatatatatatatatatatatatatatatgtgtgtgtgtgtgtgtgtgtgtgtgtgtgtgtgtgtgtgtgtgtgtgtgtgtgtgtgtgtgtgtgtgagtgtgtgtgtgtgtgtgtgtataatatataaatttatatccattcacctatatatttatctattcatcggcCTATCTAAAACTCATttcatcaatctatcaatctatacatccatcattctatctatccttcccgctttccctcttccagcctccctatccctcctcccccccctcccagaccAACAGCGACGGACCAAGAGCCTGACAGAAGCGAGCATCTCaacggaggagggagatgagaagaccaGAATGTGGGATGCTTACACGCCGTGCCCCGACCTCGGCAAATCTCAGAGACATGCCAGAGCGAACTTCTCCCCGATCCTTAGCCCTCACGTGGGGGAAATCCTAGGGATATTCCCCAGGATTTCCGGGTGGATGGGGaaaatcactttctttttttcccccttccagtTCTTTTCGGTGGTCAGTCTGGTGGAAGAGAGTGgggtcatttttttctattttgtagcATAGGATGaatgattaatgtttttttttaatgtaatgaaTTTCAATTATGTTTAACAGTATTGTGTCGTTATTATGCATTACGGAGgtacaataatgaagaaaaaggaataacaagGGTAACGCCATCACCCCACCACTTTTAATTTTGTTTCCATCATTTTCCAAAAGTTTCCAGCCACTTCACCTCCGATCCCCCACGTCTCTCCAGGTCGCCAGATGACCCTTATCGTGTTAATTAAGATTTCACGAGAGCGCTGTCGAGGGCTGTGGCATTCAAGCCGTCCCCTATGCCTTCGTCGGGGCCTCCTTCTGTGCTGTATTATTTCATACTAACGAGTAAGTGcggtatgtactctctctctctctctctctctctctctctctatctatctatctatctatctatctttctatctatcacacacacacacaaacatacatcatacataccacacccaccacgaagacacatacatctacacactgTCCCACGCAAACGCAACGCGAACAAATGAATCAATAATTACACATCAACACCAGACATTATAACGGCATGGGATGTGCCAGATTTGTTTCCAGCTAATGCCCTAAATGCGCATAGGATTCTgctatgaataatgaataaatggaacGCTCAATAGCTTCTACAGTAATGGGCGCATAAAAATTATTCTGTGATCTACTTACAAATATTCAAATCGTGGGGGGACTGGTAGTTGCTGCAACAAACTACCACTATGTGGACATGCTAACGTGATAGAGAACGGTTCGTCCCACAGGCCATGATAGGTTGCAGTTGGTCATGTCAATGTCAAGCCAAAGACAAGAttaagaaattaaatgaaataataataataataataataaataaatgaataaataaataaatatatatatatatatatatatatatatatatatatatatatatatatatatatatatatcgatctgaGCTGTTTGAGAGTGATTTGCTCGTCGAACTAAATAGGCAATTAGGGATTTTGGGAGCCTAGGATGACTAAAATTATTGCCTTGGGTACTATGAGAGTGAATAGCTCGTCAAACTAAAAGGCAAATAGGGATTTCGGGAGCCTAGGATGACTAAGCGAATGGACGAGGTCAAAGGTAAACGTACTTGGGAAGGAGCCATGCCTGGTCACCGAGACGTGCGTGAGGGTAACGAATTAAGCAGCGGGGCGTCGATCCCCTCGGAATGACAGCGTCTCATGCGACCTTTTGTTGCGCTGACATGCCACGGCTGACGCTCActgactcccttccccctcccccttctcccttttcttctttccctcaccttacttccccctttcctccccctctttcatccaaCCTAG
This genomic window contains:
- the LOC138861240 gene encoding A-kinase anchor protein 5-like, with the protein product MRPRVSRLMRPRVSRLMRPRVSKLLGPRGSRLMRPRVSRLMRPRVSRLMRPRATCIEAHEATCIETHEATCIEAPGATGVETHEATCIETHEATCIETHEAMCIETHEATRIETHEATCIEAPGATGDEAHEATCIEAHEATCIEAHEATCIEATCIETHEATCIEAHEATCIEAPGATGVETHEATCIETHEATCIETHEATSPGATGVETHEATCIETHEATCIETHEAMCIETHEATRIETHEATCIEAPGATGDEAHEATCIEAHEATCIEAHEATCIEAHEATCIEAHEATCIEAHEATCIEAHEATGIEAHEATCIEAHEATCIEAHEATCIEAHEATCIEAHEATCIETHEATCIETHDATCIGTHDATCIEAHEATCIEAHEATCIEAPRATGVGAP